In a genomic window of Vicia villosa cultivar HV-30 ecotype Madison, WI unplaced genomic scaffold, Vvil1.0 ctg.000073F_1_1, whole genome shotgun sequence:
- the LOC131623532 gene encoding ras-related protein Rab7 translates to MPSRRRTLLKVIILGDSGVGKTSLMNQYVNKKFSNQYKATIGADFLTKEVQFEDRLFTLQIWDTAGQERFQSLGVAFYRGADCCVLVYDVNSVKSFENLNNWREEFLIQANPSDPENFPFVVIGNKIDIDGGNSRVVSEKKARAWCAAKGNIPYFETSAKEGINVEEAFQTIAKDALKSGEEEELYLPDTIDVGNSNQPRSTGCEC, encoded by the exons ATGCCTTCTCGCAGAAGAACTCTCTTAAAGGTCATCATTCTCGGTGACAGCGG TGTGGGGAAGACGTCTTTGATGAACCA ATATGTGAATAAGAAGTTTAGTAATCAGTACAAGGCAACTATTGGAGCGGATTTCTTAACCAAAGAAGTGCAATTTGAAGATAGGCTTTTCACCTTACAG ATTTGGGATACAGCTGGCCAGGAAAGATTCCAAAGCCTAGGAGTTGCTTTCTATCGTGGTGCTGATTGCTGTGTTCTTGTATATGATGTTAATTCAGTGAAGTCATTTGAAAACCTTAATAACTGGAGGGAAGAGTTTCTCATTCAA GCAAATCCGTCCGATCCAGAGAATTTTCCCTTTGTCGTtataggaaacaaaatagacattGATGGTGGGAACAGTAGAGTG GTTTCTGAAAAGAAGGCTCGGGCATGGTGTGCAGCTAAAGGAAACATCCCATATTTTGAGACATCTGCTAAAGAAGGTATTAATGTTGAAGAAGCATTCCAAACCATAGCAAAGGATGCCCTGAAaagtggagaagaagaagaatt ATACCTGCCAGACACAATTGATGTTGGAAACAGCAATCAGCCAAGGTCAACAGGATGCGAGTGCTGA